One genomic window of Paeniglutamicibacter sp. Y32M11 includes the following:
- a CDS encoding IclR family transcriptional regulator, producing MTSSFPGAQVVGRMAAVLRAVSSAMPRGASTADVARTTQLARPTVHRLLAALTAEGFCDHDNREGLWLLGPEMYLMGTVAAERYDITEIARDHVAALAEATGESAFLSVRRGDESVCLLRADGAFPIRSFVLYEGKRFPLGVASAGLVMLSFLPEAAMERYLAQNDLVPGHGIEHSVAALRERITQTRERGWAVNPGLIVQGSWGMGSAVFDKAGQPAWALSLTGIESRFAPERRKEMGELLLHHAHELSKKLRGETALPLR from the coding sequence ATGACTTCTTCGTTTCCCGGAGCCCAGGTCGTGGGCCGAATGGCTGCCGTGTTGCGCGCGGTGAGCAGCGCGATGCCCCGCGGCGCCTCGACCGCCGACGTCGCCCGCACCACCCAGCTGGCCCGGCCCACCGTGCACCGGCTGCTCGCGGCACTCACGGCGGAGGGCTTTTGCGACCATGACAACCGTGAGGGACTGTGGCTCCTGGGGCCGGAAATGTATCTGATGGGAACCGTAGCCGCCGAACGCTACGACATCACCGAGATTGCGCGCGACCACGTGGCCGCTTTGGCCGAGGCCACCGGCGAAAGCGCCTTCCTTTCGGTACGACGAGGAGACGAAAGTGTATGTCTGTTGCGAGCCGACGGCGCCTTCCCCATCCGTTCCTTTGTGCTTTACGAGGGTAAAAGATTCCCGCTCGGGGTCGCCTCGGCGGGCCTTGTCATGCTTTCGTTTCTTCCCGAGGCGGCGATGGAACGATATTTGGCTCAGAACGATTTGGTGCCTGGGCACGGAATCGAACACAGCGTAGCGGCCCTGCGCGAGCGTATTACCCAGACTCGGGAACGTGGCTGGGCAGTGAATCCGGGACTGATCGTCCAAGGAAGTTGGGGGATGGGTTCGGCAGTGTTCGATAAGGCCGGGCAACCAGCCTGGGCCTTGAGCCTGACCGGAATTGAATCCAGATTCGCCCCCGAGCGGCGCAAGGAAATGGGTGAATTACTGTTGCATCATGCCCATGAGCTGTCCAAGAAATTGCGCGGTGAGACGGCACTTCCGCTTCGCTAA
- a CDS encoding CoA transferase subunit A, whose translation MATKVIADAAAALAESVRDGMIIAVGGFGLSGIPNRLITALRDSGATGLTIVSNNMGVDGKGLGVLLENKQVAKVLASYVGENKLFAQQFLNKELEVEFVPQGTLAERLRAGGAGIPAFFTPTGVGTPVAEGKEVMEFNGRPAILERGIVADISLVRAFEADPEGNLRYRMTARNFNPLVATAGRLTFAEAEVIHENYLDPALVDTPGIFVHRVVATDGVKDIEQRTVRVRAEA comes from the coding sequence ATGGCAACGAAAGTTATAGCCGACGCCGCCGCGGCGTTGGCCGAAAGCGTGCGCGATGGCATGATCATCGCCGTGGGCGGCTTCGGCCTCAGTGGCATTCCCAATCGCCTGATCACGGCCCTGCGCGATTCCGGTGCGACCGGTTTAACCATCGTTTCCAACAACATGGGCGTCGACGGCAAGGGGCTCGGAGTCCTGCTGGAAAACAAACAGGTAGCAAAGGTCTTGGCATCCTATGTGGGTGAGAACAAGCTCTTCGCCCAGCAGTTCCTCAACAAGGAGCTCGAAGTGGAGTTCGTCCCGCAGGGCACGTTGGCCGAACGGCTGCGAGCAGGAGGCGCGGGCATTCCCGCATTCTTCACCCCCACCGGTGTGGGAACTCCGGTGGCCGAGGGGAAAGAAGTCATGGAGTTCAACGGACGCCCCGCCATCTTAGAACGCGGCATCGTCGCCGACATTTCTCTGGTGCGGGCCTTTGAAGCCGACCCGGAGGGAAACTTGCGGTACCGGATGACAGCGCGGAACTTCAACCCGCTGGTCGCCACCGCGGGCCGCCTCACCTTCGCCGAGGCCGAGGTGATCCACGAGAATTACCTAGATCCCGCGCTTGTTGACACACCAGGCATCTTTGTACACCGGGTTGTAGCAACGGATGGCGTTAAAGACATCGAACAGCGGACCGTACGCGTCCGAGCGGAGGCATAA
- a CDS encoding acetyl-CoA C-acyltransferase translates to MSALIVGYARTPFARFNGAFATVPGTALGAHAAAAAMERAGLDASEVQRVFAGQVLQGGAGQNPARQSAIGAGIGYDVPAMTLNAVCLSGTEAVVAGERMISAGEVDVVVAIGQESMSLAPHVQRARAGTKYGAIELIDTLEYDGLTDAFEKRSMGSSTEDGNATHGITRAAQDEFSARSHRLAAAAADFHAAEIAPFTISSRRGDVVVSADDGIRADTTAESLSKLRPSFSKDGTITAGNASQITDGAAAIVLVSKAAAERLGLTPIAEIVSHALVAGPDVSLHEQPANAILAALEGTGVSAADLKAVEINEAFAAVGVQSVAKLGIDPEIVNPKGGAIALGHPIGASGARIIGTLARQLAELGSGSVGATGICGGGGQGSAVVLRAI, encoded by the coding sequence ATGAGCGCACTAATCGTCGGGTACGCCCGCACCCCCTTCGCCCGCTTCAACGGCGCCTTCGCCACGGTTCCGGGTACTGCCCTTGGTGCTCACGCGGCAGCGGCAGCCATGGAACGCGCCGGCCTTGACGCCTCCGAGGTTCAGCGGGTCTTCGCTGGTCAGGTTCTCCAAGGCGGAGCCGGCCAGAACCCCGCACGCCAGTCGGCGATCGGCGCCGGAATCGGCTATGACGTCCCGGCCATGACGCTGAATGCCGTCTGCCTCTCGGGCACCGAGGCTGTGGTTGCCGGAGAACGCATGATTTCCGCCGGTGAGGTGGACGTGGTGGTGGCCATCGGGCAGGAATCCATGTCGCTGGCACCGCACGTGCAGCGCGCCCGGGCTGGGACCAAGTACGGTGCCATTGAGTTGATTGACACCCTGGAATACGACGGATTGACCGACGCCTTTGAAAAGCGCTCGATGGGTTCTTCTACCGAGGATGGCAATGCCACCCACGGCATCACCCGTGCGGCACAGGATGAATTCTCTGCCCGTTCGCACCGTTTGGCTGCCGCCGCGGCAGACTTCCACGCCGCGGAAATCGCACCCTTCACCATTTCTTCGCGTCGCGGCGATGTTGTTGTCTCCGCCGATGACGGCATCCGGGCCGACACCACGGCCGAGTCGCTGTCCAAGCTCCGTCCTTCCTTCAGTAAGGACGGCACCATCACCGCGGGCAACGCCTCACAGATCACCGACGGCGCCGCGGCGATTGTCTTGGTCAGTAAGGCTGCCGCCGAGCGTCTGGGCTTGACCCCGATCGCCGAAATTGTCTCCCACGCGCTGGTTGCCGGCCCGGATGTCTCGCTGCACGAGCAACCCGCCAATGCCATCCTTGCCGCCTTGGAGGGCACCGGGGTTTCCGCTGCTGACCTGAAGGCCGTGGAAATCAACGAGGCATTCGCCGCCGTTGGTGTTCAGTCGGTGGCCAAGCTGGGCATCGATCCGGAGATCGTCAATCCCAAGGGCGGCGCCATTGCGCTGGGGCACCCGATCGGCGCCTCGGGTGCCCGCATCATTGGTACTCTCGCTCGCCAGTTGGCCGAGCTGGGTTCCGGCTCCGTTGGTGCCACGGGCATCTGCGGCGGCGGCGGCCAGGGTAGCGCCGTGGTGCTGCGTGCCATCTAG
- a CDS encoding MarR family winged helix-turn-helix transcriptional regulator produces MGTDQRDADIQAVYNHMQVITRRANARSRHLAEPLTFVEHSLLRFIADTPGVRAIDIAEAFSLNRSTVSRQVATLIELGLANYDETDAGRGRVLVLTDHGHQQLATSAQVHREVVTDRLAGWSDQEIASFAEALIRYNDADSK; encoded by the coding sequence ATGGGAACAGACCAACGTGACGCGGACATTCAAGCGGTCTACAACCACATGCAGGTGATCACGCGACGTGCGAATGCGCGATCGCGTCACCTCGCCGAGCCGCTGACCTTCGTGGAGCATTCGTTGCTGCGTTTCATCGCAGATACCCCGGGGGTACGCGCCATCGACATCGCCGAAGCGTTCTCGCTAAACCGATCAACGGTGTCGCGGCAGGTGGCTACGCTGATCGAACTGGGGTTGGCCAACTACGACGAGACCGATGCGGGACGCGGTCGCGTGCTGGTCCTGACCGACCACGGACACCAGCAGCTGGCGACGTCGGCGCAGGTGCACCGCGAAGTTGTTACCGACCGGCTTGCTGGCTGGAGCGATCAGGAGATCGCCTCATTTGCCGAAGCCTTGATCCGCTACAACGACGCCGACTCCAAATAG
- a CDS encoding TetR/AcrR family transcriptional regulator, with amino-acid sequence MNIVKVQQAAVLLFARQGFAATGIRELGAAAGINSATIYHYTGSKEQLLVAIMRGCLESMITSGSAALRSSSEPTIQLAALVSSHVGFTASNPLTARVAEYEMRALALENQSAMQQLRDDYEALFAQVVERGIRVGDFSSIDSTMARLALMEMGTGVAHWYRPDGRLTLSEVQHNFVDMACKILSADPSTLMGVDFIDPPVLLGSEPPGVST; translated from the coding sequence GTGAACATCGTCAAGGTCCAGCAGGCCGCCGTGCTGCTCTTTGCCCGCCAGGGGTTTGCCGCAACCGGCATCCGGGAGCTGGGGGCAGCGGCCGGCATCAACTCCGCCACGATCTATCACTACACCGGCAGCAAGGAACAGCTGTTGGTGGCGATCATGCGCGGTTGCCTAGAATCAATGATCACTTCGGGCTCGGCCGCGCTGCGCAGCAGCTCCGAACCGACCATCCAATTGGCGGCGTTGGTCTCATCCCATGTTGGTTTTACTGCCTCCAACCCACTGACCGCCCGCGTTGCCGAATACGAAATGCGCGCACTGGCACTCGAAAATCAATCGGCAATGCAACAGCTTCGCGATGACTACGAAGCCCTCTTCGCCCAGGTTGTTGAACGCGGAATCCGCGTCGGCGATTTTTCCTCCATTGACTCCACCATGGCCCGTCTTGCGCTGATGGAAATGGGGACCGGCGTTGCCCATTGGTATAGGCCCGATGGCCGACTCACGCTCTCCGAGGTCCAGCACAACTTTGTGGACATGGCCTGCAAGATCCTCTCCGCCGACCCATCCACCCTGATGGGAGTGGACTTCATAGATCCACCGGTGCTGCTGGGCAGCGAGCCGCCGGGAGTTAGTACCTAA
- a CDS encoding carboxyl transferase domain-containing protein produces the protein MEALDSTLDITSPGYLKNAAEQNLLVAELKNRLATAARGGSEKTRQRHVDRGKLLPRDRVEALLDEGSPFLEIAPLAAEGMYDGECPGAGLITGIGLVHDRFVMVVCNDATVKGGTYFPMTVKKHLRAQEIALENGLPCVYLVDSGGAFLPMQDEVFPDRDHFGRIFYNQANLSAAKIPQLAAVLGSCTAGGAYVPAMSDETVIVRNQGTIFLGGPPLVKAAIGEIVSAEELGGGDLHAKTSGVVDHLAENDAHAISILRDIIDTLPSTPQPVWDVLTDNPAPLLDPSELYGVVPTDVNASYDVHEVIARIVDGSEFHEFKANYGTTLVTGFARIHGHKVGIVANNGVLFSESALKGAHFIELCDQRGVPLIFLQNLAGFMVGRDYEAGGIAKHGAKMVTAVATARVPKLTVIIGGSFGAGNYSMCGRAYSPRFLWMWPAARISVMGGAQASSVLATVKRDALEAAGSTWSAEEEATFKEPLKAQYEHQGNPYYSTARLWDDGVIDPLDTRRVLGLTLDVCARQPLKETSFGLFRM, from the coding sequence ATGGAAGCGCTAGACAGCACGCTCGACATCACCAGCCCCGGTTACTTGAAAAATGCAGCCGAGCAAAACCTGCTGGTCGCCGAGCTCAAGAACCGTCTGGCCACCGCAGCCCGCGGCGGATCGGAGAAAACCCGACAACGGCACGTGGATCGAGGAAAGCTTCTGCCGCGTGATCGCGTCGAAGCACTCCTGGACGAGGGTTCACCGTTTCTAGAAATCGCGCCACTGGCGGCGGAGGGTATGTATGACGGGGAATGCCCGGGCGCCGGGCTCATCACCGGTATCGGTCTGGTCCACGATCGTTTTGTGATGGTCGTCTGCAATGATGCAACGGTCAAGGGCGGGACCTACTTCCCGATGACCGTAAAAAAGCACCTGCGAGCCCAGGAAATTGCGCTCGAGAACGGCCTGCCCTGCGTATACCTCGTTGACTCGGGCGGCGCTTTTTTGCCCATGCAGGACGAGGTCTTCCCGGACCGCGATCACTTCGGGAGGATCTTCTACAACCAGGCCAACCTGTCAGCCGCCAAGATTCCGCAACTTGCCGCGGTCCTGGGCTCCTGCACCGCAGGAGGTGCCTACGTTCCGGCGATGAGCGATGAGACGGTGATCGTCCGCAACCAGGGCACCATCTTTTTGGGCGGACCCCCACTGGTGAAGGCGGCCATCGGCGAAATTGTCAGCGCCGAAGAACTCGGCGGCGGCGATCTTCATGCCAAGACCTCCGGGGTGGTTGACCATCTGGCCGAAAACGATGCCCACGCCATCTCGATTCTCCGCGACATCATCGATACCCTGCCCTCCACCCCGCAACCGGTGTGGGACGTCCTGACCGATAACCCGGCGCCGCTTCTGGATCCCAGCGAACTGTACGGTGTTGTTCCCACCGATGTGAACGCATCCTACGACGTGCATGAGGTCATCGCGCGGATCGTTGACGGCAGCGAGTTCCACGAATTTAAGGCCAACTACGGCACGACCTTGGTCACGGGTTTCGCCCGCATCCACGGTCACAAGGTCGGCATCGTGGCCAATAACGGGGTCCTCTTCTCCGAATCCGCACTCAAGGGAGCCCACTTCATTGAGCTCTGCGATCAACGCGGCGTACCGCTGATCTTCCTGCAGAACCTCGCGGGTTTCATGGTCGGCCGAGATTATGAGGCCGGCGGCATCGCCAAACATGGCGCCAAGATGGTCACCGCTGTTGCCACGGCACGGGTTCCCAAGCTCACCGTGATCATCGGCGGGTCCTTCGGTGCGGGCAACTACTCTATGTGCGGGCGGGCCTACTCCCCGCGTTTCTTATGGATGTGGCCGGCGGCCCGGATCTCGGTCATGGGCGGGGCCCAGGCATCCTCCGTCCTAGCCACCGTCAAGCGTGATGCCCTCGAGGCGGCGGGTTCCACGTGGAGCGCCGAAGAAGAAGCCACCTTCAAGGAGCCGCTCAAGGCCCAGTATGAGCACCAGGGCAATCCGTATTACTCCACGGCGCGGCTCTGGGACGACGGCGTCATCGATCCCCTCGACACGCGCAGGGTCCTGGGCCTGACTCTGGATGTCTGCGCAAGACAACCCCTGAAGGAAACCTCCTTCGGTCTGTTCAGGATGTGA
- a CDS encoding CoA ester lyase produces MSFSMGPAILFCPADRPDRYAKALQRADAVIIDLEDAVAAGDKETARQALLANPLDPQRTIVRVNPAGTEDFAADLAAVRQTAYRTIMLAKTETLDDLAAVSDFNVVALCETALGVINAPQLAAAPNVVALMWGAEDLVASLGGSSSRHDSGGYRDVALHARSQVLLAAGAFGKLAIDSVYINIADHEGLLAESIDAQASGFGAKASIHPGQMPVIRQAFLPSAEQVERATRILAAAKDAAGVFTFEGQMVDEPLLRHARATLARHASTTTP; encoded by the coding sequence ATGAGCTTCAGCATGGGACCCGCCATCCTCTTTTGCCCTGCCGACCGGCCCGACCGCTACGCCAAGGCGCTTCAACGCGCCGACGCCGTGATCATCGATCTCGAAGACGCGGTGGCCGCGGGCGACAAGGAAACAGCGCGGCAGGCACTACTGGCGAACCCACTGGATCCACAACGCACCATCGTGCGGGTCAATCCGGCGGGCACCGAAGATTTCGCCGCGGATCTCGCAGCGGTCCGGCAGACCGCGTACCGCACCATCATGCTGGCCAAGACCGAGACCCTTGACGATTTGGCCGCGGTCAGCGATTTCAACGTTGTGGCGTTGTGCGAGACGGCGCTGGGTGTCATTAATGCCCCGCAGCTTGCCGCAGCACCCAACGTTGTGGCGCTGATGTGGGGCGCAGAGGACCTGGTCGCTTCTTTAGGCGGTTCCTCTTCGCGCCACGATTCGGGCGGTTACCGCGATGTAGCGCTGCACGCCCGCTCCCAGGTACTGCTGGCCGCCGGTGCCTTCGGGAAGCTCGCCATTGATTCGGTGTACATCAACATTGCCGACCACGAAGGGCTGCTGGCCGAATCCATCGACGCCCAGGCCTCCGGGTTCGGGGCCAAAGCGTCAATCCACCCGGGCCAGATGCCCGTGATCCGCCAGGCGTTCTTGCCCTCGGCCGAGCAGGTCGAGCGCGCCACACGTATTCTTGCCGCGGCGAAGGATGCAGCCGGAGTGTTCACGTTTGAGGGGCAGATGGTGGATGAGCCGCTGTTGCGCCATGCCCGGGCCACGTTGGCGCGGCATGCATCAACGACGACCCCATGA
- a CDS encoding NAD(P)-dependent alcohol dehydrogenase produces the protein MRAIVFEEWKQFPALKEVQKPEPGPGEVLLKVAGAGACHSDVSIFQDFTAEIPGNMKAGFTLGHENSGWVESVGEGVSGINIGDAYLVYGPVGCGRCKACSRGQDTYCENAATNPYAGIGLGRDGGMAEYVTVPARNLIPLGDADPVAAAPLADAALTPYHAIKGALPHLNAGGRFALVVGLGGLGQIAVQILKALTGATIIATDTKPEAMAKAEEAGAMTVPSGPEQVQKIREITGGRGVDAAFDFVGVTPTLATATASMAQGGKLVVVGIAGGVHEWSFFTTPYESVITNTYWGTIEELHEVVDMYRAGQITPEIETYSLEDGLEAYRKMVAGKLNARAVIVPHQN, from the coding sequence ATGCGCGCGATAGTTTTCGAGGAATGGAAGCAGTTTCCGGCTCTCAAGGAAGTCCAAAAGCCCGAGCCAGGTCCCGGAGAAGTCCTGCTCAAGGTCGCAGGTGCCGGGGCATGCCATTCGGACGTGAGCATTTTCCAGGATTTCACGGCAGAGATTCCGGGCAACATGAAAGCGGGATTCACGCTCGGGCATGAAAACTCCGGGTGGGTGGAGTCAGTCGGCGAGGGTGTCAGCGGTATCAACATTGGCGACGCCTATTTGGTTTATGGACCCGTGGGCTGTGGCAGGTGCAAGGCATGTTCGCGCGGCCAAGACACGTACTGTGAAAACGCCGCGACCAATCCATATGCCGGGATCGGGCTGGGACGTGATGGCGGTATGGCCGAGTATGTCACCGTGCCTGCTCGCAACCTGATCCCGCTGGGCGATGCCGATCCGGTTGCCGCCGCACCGCTCGCGGACGCGGCTCTGACCCCCTACCACGCGATCAAGGGGGCACTGCCGCACCTGAACGCGGGCGGAAGATTTGCGTTGGTCGTGGGTCTGGGAGGACTGGGCCAGATCGCCGTGCAGATACTCAAAGCGCTCACCGGTGCCACCATCATCGCCACGGACACGAAGCCCGAGGCCATGGCCAAGGCCGAGGAGGCCGGAGCAATGACCGTTCCTTCCGGACCCGAACAAGTCCAGAAGATCCGAGAGATCACCGGCGGTCGCGGGGTCGACGCGGCGTTCGATTTCGTGGGTGTCACGCCCACCTTGGCGACCGCCACGGCTTCAATGGCGCAAGGTGGCAAGCTCGTTGTTGTCGGGATCGCCGGTGGCGTGCATGAGTGGAGTTTTTTCACCACTCCGTATGAGTCGGTCATTACCAACACCTACTGGGGAACCATTGAGGAGCTCCACGAGGTTGTCGATATGTATCGGGCGGGGCAGATCACTCCGGAAATCGAGACCTACTCGTTGGAGGACGGGCTGGAGGCGTACAGGAAAATGGTGGCTGGCAAGCTGAATGCCCGGGCGGTCATCGTCCCGCACCAGAATTAA
- a CDS encoding D-serine ammonia-lyase, which translates to MNQAFDLQQLLTDPIVAALARAEETAWFAAKPTDTAAGIDASGINPGIIEDARARFGRFAPWFAQHFPDTRATNGILESPLVNIPTMQAELGRRFGAVLPGKLWLKRDDSLPVSGSIKARGGIHEVIEVAERLAIAAGLMAPGDDARVLDAPEVRQLLSAHGIAVGSTGNLGLSIGIVASELGFNTTVHMSLDARTWKKELLRARGVNVVEHEGNFSDAVAAGRRTAEADPSVWFVDDEASLSLFAGYSVAGSRLAEQLTALDITVNAHHPLIVHLPCGVGGGPGGVTFGLKAAFGDAVHCVFAEPVNSPCMSLGVRTGLHDGISVADIGLSGLTAADGLAVGRPSRLVGEHLQQLIDGYVTITDERMKALVGLLHNTENIDVEPSAAAGFAGPWRILEDAGYREAFGLDDAALANATHIIWSTGGSMVPAAEMADYVAEGQTMVSEIIWR; encoded by the coding sequence ATGAACCAAGCCTTCGACCTACAGCAACTCCTCACCGACCCCATCGTCGCGGCACTGGCCCGGGCCGAAGAAACCGCGTGGTTCGCCGCCAAGCCGACCGACACCGCGGCGGGTATCGACGCTTCGGGCATCAACCCCGGAATCATCGAGGACGCCCGGGCACGCTTTGGCCGTTTCGCCCCCTGGTTCGCGCAGCATTTTCCCGACACCCGAGCCACAAACGGCATCCTCGAATCCCCGCTGGTCAACATCCCCACGATGCAGGCGGAACTGGGACGTCGATTTGGCGCCGTCTTGCCCGGCAAGCTGTGGCTCAAGCGCGACGATTCCCTGCCGGTCAGTGGTTCCATCAAGGCGCGCGGGGGCATCCACGAGGTAATCGAGGTCGCCGAACGACTTGCCATCGCCGCCGGTCTGATGGCTCCGGGTGATGATGCCCGGGTACTGGATGCCCCCGAGGTGCGCCAGCTGCTATCGGCCCATGGCATCGCCGTGGGCTCCACCGGCAACCTCGGCCTGTCCATCGGGATCGTTGCCTCGGAACTCGGCTTTAACACCACCGTGCACATGTCCCTGGATGCTCGCACCTGGAAGAAGGAGCTACTGCGCGCCCGCGGAGTTAATGTCGTGGAGCACGAGGGGAACTTCTCCGACGCGGTGGCCGCCGGACGCCGCACCGCCGAGGCGGACCCGAGCGTTTGGTTTGTTGATGACGAGGCCTCGCTGAGCCTGTTCGCCGGCTATTCGGTCGCCGGCTCGCGCTTGGCCGAACAGTTGACCGCGTTGGACATCACCGTTAATGCGCACCACCCGCTGATCGTGCACCTACCCTGCGGTGTGGGTGGCGGACCCGGCGGCGTGACGTTCGGGCTCAAGGCCGCCTTTGGGGATGCCGTGCACTGTGTCTTTGCCGAGCCGGTTAACTCCCCCTGCATGTCGCTCGGCGTGCGCACCGGGTTGCACGATGGAATCTCCGTGGCAGACATCGGGCTGAGCGGGCTCACCGCCGCCGATGGTCTGGCGGTGGGCAGGCCCTCCCGGCTGGTCGGCGAGCACCTGCAGCAGCTGATCGACGGCTATGTAACCATCACCGATGAACGGATGAAGGCCTTGGTTGGTCTGCTGCACAATACCGAAAACATCGATGTGGAGCCCTCCGCCGCTGCAGGGTTCGCCGGACCGTGGCGCATCTTGGAGGATGCGGGGTACCGGGAAGCTTTCGGGCTCGATGACGCGGCTCTGGCCAACGCTACGCACATCATCTGGTCAACCGGCGGCTCGATGGTGCCGGCCGCAGAGATGGCTGACTATGTGGCCGAGGGCCAGACCATGGTCAGCGAGATTATCTGGCGCTAG
- a CDS encoding VOC family protein, which translates to MEILSSRVLLRPVRLAETQGFYRDVLGLAVSREFGSGEHRGVVFFLGNGLLEVSGTREPGTTSTLVLWIQVRDVQAELSRLADLGVMNTREARTEPWGLIEGWIHDPDGTRIVLVQIPENHPIRRDLREL; encoded by the coding sequence ATGGAGATTCTCTCAAGCAGGGTGTTATTGCGGCCCGTGAGACTGGCCGAAACCCAGGGCTTCTACCGCGACGTGCTGGGCCTGGCCGTCTCACGCGAATTCGGCTCCGGGGAGCACCGTGGTGTGGTGTTCTTCCTGGGCAACGGATTACTAGAGGTTTCTGGTACTCGAGAACCGGGTACCACCTCGACGCTGGTGCTGTGGATCCAGGTCCGTGACGTGCAGGCGGAGCTAAGCCGTCTGGCCGATCTTGGCGTGATGAACACCCGCGAGGCTCGCACCGAACCATGGGGCCTGATTGAAGGGTGGATCCACGATCCGGATGGGACGCGGATCGTTCTCGTCCAGATTCCCGAGAACCACCCGATCCGACGCGATCTGCGTGAGCTGTAA
- a CDS encoding glycerophosphodiester phosphodiesterase family protein, whose protein sequence is MKFRTITLGTLSLCLLAGLSTPAMAAPVAVNQEQTAILIGHRGAAGVAPENTLSAVMAGSQSGADFVEIDVQLSSDGVPFIFHDDTPARTTNVEDIFPERANDPITSFSWDELQQLDAGSYFSEAFTGQRIPHFDAVADSLTGNTGVFIEIKSPAKSPGVEKVVSDALVQDTEWNELLRGGKIEVLGFDAESNKRFAALAPEVPLQQLTGSVPSAEVLSDYASYADSFGTSYRTLTAEGAARVKAAGLGLGVYTVNSTEAADASLELGAERLTGDFPQQLNRHLKGQKVFPSNNGVIISNAVNDVPGNDLQPETGEHVILKNTGNRAIDVSGYVLRDAANNVMHIGDGFKLTPGAELRVYSGAGTPSAEAFYLGGSVAVLNNGGDSLALWNNEGKLADTFAN, encoded by the coding sequence ATGAAGTTTCGAACCATCACGCTTGGAACCTTGAGCCTGTGCCTGCTCGCCGGCCTATCAACGCCAGCCATGGCAGCGCCGGTTGCCGTCAATCAGGAGCAGACAGCGATCTTGATCGGGCACCGCGGTGCCGCCGGCGTTGCCCCGGAGAACACCCTGTCCGCCGTCATGGCGGGAAGCCAGTCCGGCGCAGACTTTGTCGAGATCGACGTCCAGCTGAGCAGCGACGGCGTTCCATTTATTTTTCACGACGATACTCCCGCTCGCACCACCAACGTCGAGGATATTTTCCCCGAACGCGCGAATGACCCCATTACCTCGTTCAGCTGGGACGAACTGCAGCAGTTGGATGCCGGTTCGTACTTCTCCGAGGCTTTCACCGGACAACGGATCCCGCACTTTGACGCGGTTGCCGATTCTCTAACCGGGAATACCGGTGTTTTTATTGAGATCAAATCCCCGGCCAAGTCCCCGGGCGTGGAAAAAGTTGTTTCGGACGCACTGGTCCAGGACACGGAATGGAACGAGCTGTTGCGCGGCGGCAAGATTGAGGTCTTGGGCTTTGACGCAGAGTCGAATAAGCGCTTCGCCGCGCTAGCCCCGGAGGTTCCGCTGCAGCAACTGACCGGTTCGGTACCCAGCGCCGAGGTACTTTCCGACTACGCCAGCTACGCAGATTCCTTTGGTACGAGCTACCGGACGCTGACCGCAGAGGGCGCCGCACGGGTCAAGGCCGCGGGTCTCGGCCTGGGCGTTTACACCGTGAACTCCACCGAAGCGGCTGACGCATCACTAGAGCTGGGTGCAGAACGCCTCACCGGAGACTTCCCGCAGCAGCTCAACCGTCATTTGAAAGGGCAGAAAGTGTTCCCGTCAAACAATGGTGTGATCATCTCCAACGCCGTCAACGACGTACCCGGAAACGACCTTCAGCCGGAAACCGGCGAGCACGTCATCCTGAAAAACACCGGCAACCGCGCCATCGACGTCAGCGGTTATGTCCTGCGGGATGCGGCGAACAACGTCATGCACATTGGTGATGGCTTTAAGCTGACACCCGGTGCCGAACTGCGGGTCTACTCGGGTGCCGGAACCCCGAGCGCCGAGGCGTTCTACCTGGGTGGTTCGGTGGCAGTGCTGAACAACGGCGGCGATTCGCTGGCCCTGTGGAACAACGAGGGCAAGTTGGCAGATACCTTCGCCAACTGA